From Rahnella aceris, a single genomic window includes:
- a CDS encoding DMT family transporter yields MNALLYILVILIWGTTWFAIYLQQGDVPVTVSVFYRFLLAAVIMLVALLATRRLRRLALKDHLFCLVQGCCVFCFNFYCFYHAAAYITSGLESVIFSMAVLFNAFNGMLFFRQKLAPAVIPASVLGLAGIITLFWHDLSAAHIAPELLKGIGLSLLGTYGFSLGNMISSRHQRHGLDVLSTNTYAMFYGTAVMGALSLMQGASFAIDLTPQYLGSLVYLSVFGSVLAFGIYFTLVGRIGASQAAYSTLLFPLVALTVSTFYENYQWHANAVIGLALILLGNLVMFCRPAWLEMFRRKAAAA; encoded by the coding sequence ATGAACGCACTGCTTTATATTTTGGTGATCCTGATCTGGGGTACCACCTGGTTTGCGATTTATCTGCAACAGGGCGACGTGCCGGTCACGGTGTCGGTTTTCTACCGTTTCCTGCTGGCTGCGGTGATCATGCTGGTGGCATTGCTGGCGACACGCAGGTTGCGTCGTCTGGCGCTGAAAGATCACCTTTTCTGCCTGGTTCAGGGTTGCTGCGTTTTTTGCTTCAATTTTTACTGCTTCTATCACGCCGCAGCCTACATCACCAGCGGGCTGGAATCGGTGATTTTCTCGATGGCCGTGCTGTTCAACGCGTTCAACGGCATGCTGTTTTTCCGTCAGAAACTGGCTCCGGCAGTGATCCCGGCGTCGGTTCTCGGGCTGGCAGGTATTATCACGCTTTTCTGGCATGACCTCAGCGCCGCGCATATCGCACCGGAATTGCTCAAAGGCATCGGCCTCAGCCTGCTCGGCACTTACGGTTTCTCACTCGGCAACATGATCAGCTCACGCCATCAGCGTCACGGGCTGGATGTGCTTTCCACCAATACCTACGCGATGTTTTACGGTACAGCCGTCATGGGCGCGCTGAGCCTGATGCAGGGCGCTTCCTTCGCCATCGACCTGACGCCGCAATATCTCGGCTCGCTGGTCTATCTTTCCGTGTTTGGTTCGGTACTGGCTTTCGGCATTTACTTCACGCTGGTCGGCCGCATCGGTGCCAGTCAGGCGGCCTACAGTACGCTGCTGTTCCCGCTGGTCGCACTGACGGTTTCCACATTTTATGAAAATTATCAATGGCATGCCAATGCGGTTATCGGGCTGGCGCTGATCCTGCTCGGTAATCTGGTGATGTTCTGCCGTCCGGCCTGGCTGGAGATGTTCAGGCGCAAAGCCGCTGCGGCGTAG
- a CDS encoding tautomerase family protein — protein MPFVRIDMVEGKPETYRKTVGDVIYDALRSALNAPENDKFIVISEHSPAEMMISPDYLNIQRSPNCIVIQVTLNTGRTLEMKKAFYHAVAYGLHEKVGLRLEDVFISLVEVPKENWSFGNGEAQYA, from the coding sequence ATGCCTTTTGTACGTATTGATATGGTCGAAGGAAAACCCGAAACCTACCGCAAAACCGTCGGCGATGTGATCTATGACGCGCTGCGCTCAGCTCTTAATGCGCCGGAAAACGACAAGTTTATTGTCATCTCCGAACACTCTCCGGCAGAAATGATGATTTCCCCTGATTATCTGAATATCCAGCGCAGCCCGAACTGCATTGTGATTCAGGTAACGCTCAACACCGGCCGTACACTGGAAATGAAAAAGGCGTTCTATCACGCCGTCGCTTACGGGCTGCATGAAAAAGTCGGGTTACGTCTGGAAGATGTGTTCATCAGCCTGGTGGAAGTGCCGAAAGAAAACTGGTCCTTCGGCAACGGAGAAGCGCAATACGCGTGA
- a CDS encoding type II toxin-antitoxin system PemK/MazF family toxin has protein sequence MYLPKRGDICWLDFEPTKGKEIGKYRPALILSHETYNQVTGLVICMPVSSSIRGAPTEVPVNNLSAPCVVATTLIHTMDWRHRQAKFIAVAESGVFNDVLARIIPLIGGENLLA, from the coding sequence ATGTATTTACCAAAGCGCGGGGATATTTGCTGGCTGGATTTTGAGCCCACCAAAGGAAAGGAAATAGGCAAATATCGACCGGCGCTGATCCTGTCTCATGAAACGTATAATCAGGTTACCGGGCTGGTGATTTGTATGCCGGTGAGCAGCAGCATCCGGGGCGCGCCGACCGAAGTGCCGGTCAACAATCTGAGCGCACCTTGTGTGGTTGCCACCACGTTGATCCATACAATGGACTGGCGGCACCGTCAGGCAAAGTTTATCGCTGTTGCGGAAAGTGGCGTCTTTAACGACGTGCTTGCCCGAATCATTCCGCTGATTGGTGGTGAGAACTTGTTGGCCTGA
- a CDS encoding AbrB/MazE/SpoVT family DNA-binding domain-containing protein yields the protein MNMRTQATLQKWGNSIALRLSGNLKSIPQFEEGDVVDIEISEDGLQIRKADKQKVTEASLLSGLSAYNAHADELAEPTDRELDY from the coding sequence ATGAACATGCGTACTCAGGCCACATTACAGAAATGGGGTAACAGCATCGCGTTACGGCTGTCCGGAAATTTGAAGTCAATTCCACAATTCGAGGAAGGTGATGTCGTTGATATCGAGATTTCTGAAGACGGGCTGCAAATTCGTAAAGCCGATAAGCAGAAGGTCACTGAGGCCAGCTTGTTATCGGGGCTGAGCGCGTATAATGCTCACGCTGATGAATTGGCAGAACCGACTGACAGGGAGCTTGATTATTAA
- a CDS encoding SDR family oxidoreductase — protein sequence MTSSKQNVALVTGASRGIGAAIAERLAHDGFTVIVNYSRGAAEADAVVRKIEQAGGKAISAQADVSDAAAVGRMFASAEQAFGGVDVLVNNAGIMTLSAIAETDDAAFDRLIDINLKGTFNTLREAAKHLHDGGRIINFSSTVVGLYQPTYGVYAATKAAVEALSRVLTKEMRGRQITVNTVAPGPTATDLFLNGKSDQLVETIAKTSPLERLGQPEDIASVVAFLAGPDGAWVNGQTLKANGGII from the coding sequence ATGACTTCATCCAAACAGAACGTCGCGCTGGTCACCGGCGCATCACGGGGTATTGGCGCCGCCATCGCAGAGCGTCTGGCGCACGACGGTTTTACCGTGATTGTGAACTACTCACGCGGTGCGGCAGAAGCCGACGCGGTGGTCAGAAAAATTGAACAGGCAGGCGGAAAAGCTATCAGCGCGCAGGCGGATGTCAGCGACGCGGCGGCGGTCGGCCGGATGTTTGCCAGCGCGGAACAGGCGTTTGGCGGCGTGGATGTGCTGGTGAATAATGCGGGTATTATGACGCTTTCCGCCATTGCCGAAACCGACGATGCAGCATTCGACCGCCTTATCGATATCAACCTGAAAGGCACTTTCAACACGCTGCGTGAAGCGGCGAAACATCTGCACGACGGCGGACGTATCATCAATTTCTCATCAACCGTGGTCGGGTTATATCAGCCGACTTATGGCGTGTATGCCGCGACCAAAGCGGCTGTCGAGGCGCTGAGCCGCGTGCTCACCAAGGAAATGCGCGGCCGTCAGATAACCGTCAATACCGTCGCGCCCGGCCCGACAGCAACGGATTTATTCCTCAACGGTAAATCGGATCAACTGGTGGAAACCATCGCCAAAACCTCGCCGCTCGAGCGCCTCGGTCAGCCGGAAGATATCGCCTCCGTCGTCGCCTTCCTCGCCGGTCCCGACGGTGCGTGGGTCAACGGCCAGACGCTGAAGGCGAATGGCGGGATTATTTAA
- a CDS encoding LysR family transcriptional regulator, with the protein MDKLDSMQLFTRVVELRSFTQAAQALNLKRSTVTDAIKQLESRLNIRLLQRTTRHVSATLDGEAYYQRCLRILADVEDAEMAFAGAQPKGLLRVDVHGSMARHFLLPGLADFLAQYPDIEFYMSEGDRLVDLVREGIDCVIRAGELKDSDMVARPLGTLPEITCASPDYLQRFGIPETPDDLAGHRMIGFRSSATGGLLPLIFQVQGKNREILLPTSLSVSGAESMKEAARRGMGIIQVPHYGLLEDLAQGSLVQILADFPAGSLPVSLLYPRNRQLSPRVRVFIDWMVKEFARRDPHLT; encoded by the coding sequence ATGGATAAACTCGACAGCATGCAGTTATTCACCCGCGTGGTGGAGCTGCGCAGTTTTACGCAGGCTGCACAAGCGCTGAATCTGAAACGTTCCACGGTGACCGATGCCATTAAACAACTGGAGTCGCGGCTGAACATCCGGCTTCTGCAGCGTACCACCCGACACGTCAGCGCGACGCTGGATGGCGAAGCCTATTACCAGCGCTGTCTGCGTATTCTGGCAGATGTGGAAGATGCTGAAATGGCGTTTGCCGGTGCGCAGCCGAAGGGGTTATTGCGGGTGGATGTACACGGTTCGATGGCGCGGCATTTTCTGCTGCCCGGCCTGGCGGATTTTCTGGCGCAGTATCCCGACATTGAGTTTTACATGAGCGAAGGCGACCGGCTGGTGGATCTGGTGCGGGAAGGCATTGATTGCGTGATCCGCGCCGGTGAACTGAAAGACAGCGATATGGTGGCGCGCCCGCTCGGTACGCTGCCGGAAATTACCTGCGCCAGCCCGGACTATCTGCAACGTTTCGGCATACCGGAAACGCCAGACGATCTCGCCGGTCACCGGATGATTGGTTTTCGTTCCAGCGCAACCGGCGGGCTGTTGCCGCTGATTTTTCAGGTGCAGGGCAAAAACCGTGAAATCCTGCTGCCAACCAGTTTGTCGGTCAGCGGCGCGGAAAGCATGAAAGAAGCGGCACGGCGCGGGATGGGGATTATTCAGGTGCCGCATTACGGCCTGCTGGAGGATCTGGCGCAGGGAAGTCTGGTACAAATCCTGGCGGATTTCCCGGCCGGTTCACTGCCGGTTTCCCTGCTTTACCCGCGTAACCGCCAGCTTTCACCGCGCGTACGGGTGTTTATCGACTGGATGGTGAAAGAGTTTGCGCGGCGCGATCCGCATCTGACATGA
- the hpxO gene encoding FAD-dependent urate hydroxylase HpxO produces MKAIVIGGGIGGACAAIALKRFGIETAVYEAVKEIKPVGAAISIWPNGVKCLNYLGMKEALRELGGNMRFMAYKEYQQGQTMTRFSMDPLIQSVGEQPYPVARAELQSMLLETYGRDQVQFGKRVTHVEESAGSVTAWFDDGTSATGDLLIAADGTHSIIRQHVLGYATERRYAGYVNWNGLVEIDESIAPADQWTTFVGEGKRVSLMPVSGNRFYFFFDVPLPKGLPEDRTTVREDLQGYFAGWAEPVQKLISQINPETTNRVEIHDIEPFMQLVRGRIALLGDSGHSTTPDIGQGGCAAMEDAVVLANMLQTNSLGIEDALLRYQEKRAYRVKDLVLKARKRCDVTHGKEMAVTEQWYEDLKSETGERILSGMCETILGGPLE; encoded by the coding sequence ATGAAAGCGATCGTGATTGGTGGCGGTATTGGCGGTGCGTGTGCGGCGATTGCGCTGAAGCGTTTTGGTATCGAAACGGCGGTATACGAGGCAGTGAAAGAGATCAAACCGGTCGGTGCGGCGATTTCCATCTGGCCTAACGGCGTAAAGTGTCTGAATTATCTCGGCATGAAAGAGGCGCTGCGCGAACTCGGCGGCAACATGCGTTTTATGGCCTACAAAGAATATCAGCAGGGTCAGACCATGACGCGTTTCAGTATGGATCCGCTGATCCAAAGCGTCGGCGAGCAGCCATATCCGGTGGCACGCGCGGAACTTCAGTCGATGCTGCTGGAGACTTATGGCCGCGACCAGGTGCAGTTTGGCAAGCGCGTGACGCACGTTGAAGAATCTGCCGGCAGCGTCACCGCCTGGTTTGACGACGGCACTTCCGCGACCGGCGATCTGCTGATTGCCGCTGACGGCACCCATTCCATTATCCGCCAGCACGTTCTGGGTTATGCAACGGAGCGCCGCTATGCCGGTTATGTTAACTGGAACGGCCTGGTGGAAATCGATGAAAGCATCGCGCCTGCCGACCAGTGGACGACGTTTGTCGGCGAGGGTAAACGCGTGTCCCTGATGCCGGTGAGTGGCAACCGTTTCTACTTTTTCTTTGATGTGCCGCTGCCAAAAGGCTTGCCGGAGGATCGCACTACGGTACGCGAGGATTTACAGGGTTACTTTGCGGGCTGGGCGGAACCGGTGCAGAAGCTGATCAGCCAGATCAATCCTGAAACCACCAACCGCGTTGAAATCCACGACATCGAACCCTTTATGCAACTGGTCAGAGGACGGATTGCGCTGCTCGGTGATTCCGGCCACAGCACCACGCCGGATATCGGGCAGGGCGGTTGCGCGGCGATGGAAGATGCAGTGGTGCTGGCAAATATGCTGCAAACCAATTCATTAGGCATTGAAGATGCATTGCTGCGTTATCAGGAAAAACGGGCATATCGCGTGAAGGATCTGGTGCTGAAGGCGCGTAAACGCTGCGATGTCACCCACGGCAAAGAAATGGCCGTGACCGAACAATGGTATGAGGATCTGAAAAGCGAAACCGGCGAACGCATTCTTTCCGGCATGTGCGAAACCATTCTGGGCGGTCCGCTGGAATAA